Proteins encoded by one window of Nocardia goodfellowii:
- a CDS encoding acyl-CoA carboxylase subunit beta codes for MTLTIEHNTGFETQRQLLRDHTAGIVTPRRRPGDAKLPVRERVNRVLDPGTPFLELGRLAAHEVYDTDLPAAALVVGIGTIHGRPCMVFANDPHVKGGTYYPLTIKKQLRGQKLAREYRLPCVYLADSGGIYLPLQEEIFPDEEHLGKMFRNIAEMSALGLPQISAVLGICTAGGAYIPAMSDETVMVKDLSTVFLGGPQLVEAATGIKVDAQTLGGADLHVRETAVADHLAANEEEALAMVRDIVARTPGDRVRPPAFQALEPADDPARLPALIPATTKKEMNVRAILRCVVDATSWVEYRKDYGLTIVCATARIAGYEVGIVANQGVIFPDSALKATNFIQICNQRRIPLLFVHNVSGFMVGEQYEREGIAKHGAKMVNAVSCATVPKISLVIGGSFGAANFAMSGRSMGGQFMAMWPNARSTGVGGEQAAAVMAILKRDRLRREGKELSAAAEAAIKQPIIESFERQSHPAYIAARMWIDAVVEPEDTRTWLAQCLSLAHERWDRTPSDTGTFGVFRL; via the coding sequence ATGACACTGACCATCGAACACAACACCGGTTTCGAAACCCAGCGTCAGCTGCTGCGCGACCACACCGCCGGCATCGTGACGCCGCGACGGCGGCCGGGCGACGCCAAACTGCCGGTGCGCGAACGGGTCAACCGGGTACTCGACCCCGGCACGCCGTTCCTGGAGCTCGGGCGGCTGGCCGCGCACGAGGTGTACGACACCGACCTGCCCGCCGCCGCGCTCGTCGTCGGGATCGGCACCATCCACGGCCGGCCGTGCATGGTGTTCGCGAACGACCCGCACGTCAAAGGTGGCACCTATTACCCGCTGACCATCAAGAAGCAGCTGCGCGGACAGAAGCTGGCCCGCGAGTATCGGCTGCCCTGCGTCTACTTGGCCGACTCCGGCGGCATCTACCTGCCGCTGCAGGAGGAGATCTTTCCGGACGAGGAACACCTCGGGAAGATGTTCCGGAATATCGCGGAGATGTCCGCGCTGGGACTGCCGCAAATCTCGGCGGTGCTCGGAATCTGCACCGCGGGCGGCGCCTACATCCCCGCGATGAGCGACGAGACGGTGATGGTCAAAGACCTCAGCACCGTCTTCCTGGGTGGCCCGCAATTGGTCGAGGCCGCCACCGGCATCAAGGTGGACGCGCAAACCCTCGGCGGCGCGGATCTGCACGTGCGGGAAACCGCGGTGGCGGATCATCTGGCCGCGAACGAGGAGGAAGCCCTGGCGATGGTCCGGGACATCGTCGCCCGCACGCCCGGGGACCGGGTGCGTCCACCGGCTTTCCAAGCCCTCGAACCGGCCGACGATCCGGCGCGCCTACCGGCCCTGATCCCGGCCACCACCAAGAAGGAGATGAACGTTCGCGCGATCCTGCGCTGCGTCGTCGATGCCACCTCGTGGGTGGAGTACCGCAAGGACTACGGCCTCACCATCGTGTGCGCGACCGCGCGCATCGCCGGCTACGAGGTGGGAATCGTCGCGAATCAGGGCGTGATCTTCCCGGACAGCGCACTCAAGGCGACCAACTTCATCCAGATCTGCAACCAGCGCCGCATCCCATTGCTGTTCGTGCACAACGTGAGCGGCTTCATGGTCGGTGAGCAATACGAACGCGAGGGCATCGCCAAGCACGGCGCGAAGATGGTCAACGCCGTGTCCTGCGCCACCGTGCCCAAGATTTCGCTGGTGATCGGCGGCAGCTTCGGCGCGGCCAATTTCGCGATGTCCGGCCGGTCGATGGGCGGCCAGTTCATGGCGATGTGGCCGAACGCCCGCTCCACCGGCGTCGGCGGCGAGCAGGCGGCCGCGGTGATGGCCATTCTCAAGCGGGATCGGTTGCGCCGCGAGGGCAAGGAACTCAGCGCGGCCGCGGAAGCGGCGATCAAACAGCCGATCATCGAGAGCTTCGAGCGCCAATCCCACCCGGCCTACATCGCCGCCCGGATGTGGATCGACGCCGTCGTCGAACCCGAGGACACGCGCACCTGGCTCGCACAGTGCTTGTCCCTGGCACACGAGCGCTGGGACCGAACCCCGTCGGACACCGGCACATTCGGGGTGTTCCGACTGTGA
- a CDS encoding aminotransferase class I/II-fold pyridoxal phosphate-dependent enzyme → MGTHQFANIRRQLQLSNTFWDDSTTHGLVDIVAADMRDGTVHDRDGRTIVNFSSYSYLGLDSDARLIAGAHRGLDETATINSSISRMRIRLSLLEEAEQRLSRTFGAQAVTVSSCAAAAWATLPLLASGELTGGHPPLVVFDKNAHFCLNAMKPLVADETELVTIEHNDIEALEELCRKHSHVAYVADGVYSTGGGAPLRELRRLQDRYGLFLYFDEAHGISTLGPRGRGYVLGDYEGWRDRTLIIASLNKGFGASGGVIFFGPPGDDSRKPTLLRTSGPLMWSQRINTAGLGAIVASCDLHDDGTVDRLQVELRERVRLFDSLVDTDLGGDGLPIRFVSIGREDTTVAVARDMLNAGFYTSPVFFPIIRRGSAGLRLMLRADLEPDTIRRFADTLNASLAAHQDREEQLA, encoded by the coding sequence ATGGGCACACACCAATTCGCCAATATTCGCAGGCAGCTGCAACTGAGCAACACCTTCTGGGACGACAGCACCACGCACGGGCTGGTGGACATCGTCGCGGCGGATATGCGGGACGGCACGGTGCACGACCGCGACGGGCGCACGATCGTCAACTTCTCCTCGTATTCCTATCTCGGCCTGGACAGCGACGCACGCCTGATCGCGGGCGCGCATCGCGGGCTCGACGAAACAGCCACGATCAATTCGTCCATCTCCCGCATGCGCATCCGGCTCTCGCTCCTGGAGGAGGCCGAACAGCGGCTCTCGCGGACCTTCGGCGCGCAGGCTGTCACGGTGTCCTCGTGTGCGGCGGCGGCCTGGGCCACCCTGCCGCTGCTCGCTTCCGGGGAGCTGACCGGCGGACACCCACCGCTGGTGGTCTTCGACAAGAACGCGCACTTCTGCCTGAACGCGATGAAGCCTCTGGTGGCGGACGAGACCGAACTGGTCACCATCGAACACAACGACATCGAGGCGCTGGAAGAGCTGTGCCGCAAGCATTCTCACGTCGCCTATGTCGCGGACGGCGTCTACAGCACCGGCGGCGGCGCACCGTTGCGTGAGTTGCGACGGCTCCAGGATCGCTACGGCTTGTTCTTGTATTTCGATGAGGCGCACGGCATCTCGACGCTGGGACCGCGCGGTCGCGGCTACGTCCTCGGCGACTACGAGGGCTGGCGGGACCGGACGCTCATAATCGCTTCGCTCAACAAAGGTTTCGGGGCGAGCGGCGGCGTCATCTTCTTCGGCCCGCCCGGCGACGATTCCCGCAAACCCACGCTGCTGCGCACCAGCGGCCCGCTGATGTGGTCCCAGCGGATCAACACCGCGGGCCTGGGCGCCATCGTCGCGTCCTGCGACCTGCACGACGACGGCACCGTCGATCGACTGCAAGTCGAACTCCGCGAACGGGTTCGCCTGTTCGACTCACTGGTCGATACCGACCTCGGGGGTGACGGGCTGCCGATCCGATTCGTCAGCATCGGCCGCGAGGACACCACGGTCGCCGTCGCCCGGGACATGCTGAACGCGGGGTTCTACACCTCCCCGGTGTTCTTCCCGATCATCCGCCGCGGCAGCGCGGGTCTGCGGCTGATGCTGCGCGCGGACCTGGAACCCGACACGATCCGCCGGTTCGCCGACACCTTGAACGCGAGCCTCGCCGCCCATCAGGACCGGGAGGAACAGCTCGCATGA
- a CDS encoding MFS transporter — protein MSVRQQTGPASTEAVSRRAIVAIACGAVVVAQMATTIYLPGMPALGADIGAGDGTMQLSVALFVVFAALPVVAWGRAAERFGRVPAFVAAGACFILASAALALITNAPQLLSLRVVQAIGAGGIAVVGRMMVKDLFTGAELARQLALLSMAFVVALGGGQVIGGIVTSTLGWRYGFAVLAALAVVPVGYALRVSFPPPGPKSESKGSARRLFGDRVFVAAAGAGGIGFAVIVMIQQKSAFIFSDGFALPPWVFGLFGALYGAAYLAGATYVRRGVSRLGARVMMRQGAWIMLAGCALITVVWAVELPRAVALPLFLAGYVTATFGQATLFPNSAAHAVSHLVAGGAMAVTWCALIQQGLAGIAALAGPALTGLLAWSIAITLLAAVNVLVVTVLSPTKE, from the coding sequence ATGAGTGTGCGGCAGCAAACCGGGCCGGCCTCGACCGAGGCGGTATCGCGCCGAGCCATCGTCGCGATCGCCTGTGGCGCAGTCGTTGTCGCACAGATGGCGACCACGATCTACCTGCCCGGCATGCCCGCGCTGGGCGCCGATATCGGTGCCGGTGACGGCACAATGCAGTTGTCGGTCGCCCTCTTCGTGGTGTTCGCCGCGCTTCCGGTCGTCGCGTGGGGACGGGCCGCCGAACGGTTCGGCCGGGTGCCCGCGTTCGTCGCGGCCGGGGCATGCTTCATCCTCGCCAGCGCGGCTTTGGCTCTGATCACGAACGCACCGCAATTGCTCAGCCTGCGCGTTGTCCAGGCGATCGGGGCGGGCGGTATCGCGGTGGTCGGACGGATGATGGTCAAAGACCTCTTCACGGGAGCCGAACTCGCGCGGCAACTCGCGCTGTTGTCGATGGCCTTCGTCGTCGCACTCGGCGGCGGTCAGGTGATCGGTGGCATCGTCACCTCGACGCTCGGGTGGCGCTATGGCTTCGCCGTGCTGGCCGCGCTCGCCGTCGTGCCTGTCGGGTACGCGCTGCGGGTGTCATTTCCGCCGCCGGGTCCGAAGTCCGAATCGAAGGGCAGCGCGCGTCGGCTGTTCGGCGATCGCGTTTTCGTCGCCGCCGCGGGTGCGGGCGGCATCGGGTTCGCCGTCATCGTGATGATCCAGCAGAAGTCCGCGTTCATCTTCTCGGACGGATTCGCGCTGCCGCCTTGGGTATTCGGCTTGTTCGGCGCGCTGTACGGTGCGGCCTACCTGGCCGGCGCGACCTACGTGCGACGCGGCGTGAGCCGGCTGGGCGCCCGCGTCATGATGCGCCAGGGCGCTTGGATCATGCTCGCCGGATGCGCGCTCATCACCGTCGTCTGGGCGGTCGAGCTGCCGCGGGCCGTCGCGCTCCCCCTCTTTCTCGCCGGATACGTCACCGCCACCTTCGGTCAGGCCACGCTGTTCCCCAACAGCGCCGCGCACGCCGTCAGCCACCTCGTCGCCGGGGGCGCGATGGCCGTCACCTGGTGCGCGCTGATCCAGCAGGGCCTGGCCGGTATCGCCGCGCTGGCCGGCCCCGCACTCACCGGGCTGCTCGCCTGGTCCATCGCTATCACCCTGCTCGCCGCCGTGAACGTACTCGTCGTCACGGTGCTCTCGCCGACAAAGGAATAA
- a CDS encoding glycine betaine ABC transporter substrate-binding protein, which translates to MRVQIRRGCVAFAMSLTVLLAASCGLEAGRSVPLEVNPGSIQPIAELEGVRITVGSKDFTEQEILGLIIAFALDAAGAEVRDLTDIVGSNSLRDAQLRGQVDIAYDYTGTGWINYLGNESPVAGSQAQFEAVRDADREAHGIVWAAMAPVNNTYALATSARTAEETGVRTLSQYANLVNSDPAAATTCVGTEFSVRQDGFPGVVRKYGIDAAKAQKRVVDDAIVYQSTADARQCRFGSVAATDGRIPALDLRLLEDDLGFFPQYNAALVMRADFTAAHPQVIDVLAPISRLLTNESVTELNRKVDVEGREPATVARAWMAAQGFITIP; encoded by the coding sequence ATGAGAGTCCAGATCCGGCGTGGCTGTGTGGCATTCGCGATGTCGCTCACCGTCCTGTTGGCCGCCTCCTGCGGGCTGGAAGCCGGTCGATCGGTGCCCCTGGAAGTGAATCCCGGCAGCATCCAGCCGATAGCGGAACTCGAAGGTGTGCGAATCACCGTGGGTTCCAAAGACTTCACCGAACAGGAAATTCTCGGCTTGATCATCGCCTTCGCGCTCGACGCTGCCGGGGCCGAGGTGCGGGATCTGACCGATATCGTCGGTTCCAACAGTCTGCGCGACGCCCAGCTACGCGGGCAGGTCGATATCGCCTACGACTACACCGGCACCGGCTGGATCAACTACCTGGGCAATGAATCACCCGTCGCGGGGTCGCAGGCCCAGTTCGAGGCGGTACGTGACGCGGACCGGGAAGCACACGGAATCGTGTGGGCCGCAATGGCTCCCGTTAACAATACCTACGCCCTCGCGACCAGCGCTCGCACCGCCGAGGAAACCGGAGTGCGGACACTGTCCCAGTACGCGAATCTGGTCAACTCCGACCCGGCCGCCGCCACCACCTGTGTCGGCACCGAATTCAGCGTGCGCCAGGACGGATTCCCCGGCGTGGTACGCAAATACGGCATCGACGCCGCCAAGGCACAGAAGCGCGTCGTCGACGACGCCATCGTCTACCAGTCGACCGCCGACGCCCGCCAATGCCGCTTCGGCTCCGTGGCCGCCACCGACGGCCGCATCCCCGCCCTGGACCTGCGCCTGCTCGAGGACGACCTCGGCTTCTTCCCGCAATACAACGCCGCCCTCGTCATGCGCGCGGACTTCACCGCAGCCCACCCGCAGGTGATCGACGTCCTCGCCCCGATCTCCCGGCTGCTCACCAACGAATCCGTCACCGAGCTGAACCGCAAGGTCGACGTCGAAGGCCGCGAGCCCGCCACCGTCGCCCGTGCATGGATGGCGGCCCAGGGTTTCATCACCATCCCCTGA
- a CDS encoding ABC transporter permease, with product MTAQTERRAERIRLFAQPVLAVLISAGVLVWAFARDLTATQRAGLSAGNIATVTWEHLLITATVVLIVVVLAVPLGTALTRPGFRRLAPFFVGIANIGAAAPAIGLIVLFYLITRTTGFWIGVAPIVLLALLPVLRNTILGYQQVDPTLVDAGRGQGMSAATVLRRVEFPLAVPYILAGLRTSLVLAVASATLSFLVSAGGLGILIDTGYKLRDHVTLWVGALLAVALSLLIDWVGALAERYLGPKGLR from the coding sequence ATGACCGCGCAGACCGAACGCCGCGCCGAACGCATCCGGCTCTTCGCACAGCCGGTGCTGGCCGTGCTGATCAGCGCCGGTGTGCTGGTGTGGGCGTTCGCCCGTGATCTCACCGCCACTCAGCGGGCCGGCCTCAGCGCGGGCAATATCGCCACCGTCACCTGGGAGCATCTGCTCATCACCGCGACCGTGGTGCTGATCGTCGTCGTGCTCGCGGTACCGCTGGGCACCGCACTTACGCGACCCGGATTCCGCCGCCTCGCACCGTTTTTCGTAGGTATCGCCAATATCGGCGCGGCCGCGCCGGCCATCGGCCTCATCGTGCTGTTCTATCTGATCACCCGGACCACGGGGTTCTGGATCGGCGTCGCACCGATCGTGCTGCTGGCGCTGCTGCCGGTGTTGCGCAACACCATCCTCGGCTACCAGCAGGTCGACCCCACGCTCGTCGACGCCGGTCGCGGGCAGGGCATGTCCGCCGCCACCGTGTTGCGCCGCGTCGAGTTCCCGCTCGCCGTGCCGTACATCCTTGCGGGACTGCGGACTTCGCTGGTACTGGCGGTGGCCAGCGCGACGCTGTCGTTCCTGGTGAGCGCGGGCGGCCTGGGTATCCTCATCGACACCGGCTACAAGTTGCGCGACCACGTCACCCTCTGGGTCGGAGCACTGCTGGCAGTGGCGCTGTCACTGCTCATCGACTGGGTGGGCGCGCTGGCGGAACGCTATCTCGGGCCGAAGGGGCTGCGATGA
- a CDS encoding ABC transporter ATP-binding protein, with amino-acid sequence MSETVEPAVSGVEIVLDSLTKRYPGQSDPAVDNVSMTIPAGETVVLVGPSGCGKTTTMRMINRLIEPSSGTIMIGGRDAAAVNPDQLRRGIGYSIQQAGLFPHLTVAKNVATVPGLIGWDRKRISDRVDEMLDLVGLDPGTFRDRYPRQLSGGQQQRVGVARALAADPPVLLMDEPFGAVDPITRGLLQDELLRLQAELRKTIVFVTHDFNEAVKLGDRIAVLGKNSRVLQYDTPGAILADPADDTVAGFVGADAALKQLTLTRVEDVELGNCPTALITDAVEPLRTAITEGDKDFGIVLDEQHRPVRWVTLPQLAQATSLRDVGTAVGEGVSLRSTLQEALEALLADSTANAVVTGRRGAYAGLITIDTLVSHLSALRTTHSGAGSA; translated from the coding sequence GTGAGTGAAACCGTCGAACCGGCCGTGTCCGGAGTCGAGATCGTGCTGGATTCGCTCACCAAACGCTATCCAGGACAATCGGATCCGGCGGTCGACAACGTGTCGATGACCATCCCGGCCGGGGAGACGGTCGTGCTGGTCGGGCCATCGGGGTGCGGTAAGACGACGACCATGCGGATGATCAACCGGCTGATCGAACCCAGCTCGGGGACGATCATGATCGGTGGGCGCGACGCCGCGGCGGTGAATCCGGACCAGCTGCGGCGCGGGATCGGCTACTCCATCCAACAGGCCGGGCTGTTTCCGCATCTCACGGTCGCGAAGAATGTCGCCACCGTGCCGGGCCTGATCGGCTGGGACCGCAAGCGGATCAGCGACCGCGTGGACGAGATGCTGGATTTGGTCGGACTGGATCCGGGCACCTTCCGTGATCGCTACCCACGCCAGCTCTCCGGCGGTCAGCAGCAACGAGTGGGTGTCGCGCGGGCTCTGGCCGCCGATCCGCCGGTGCTGTTGATGGATGAACCGTTCGGCGCGGTCGATCCGATCACCCGGGGGCTGCTGCAAGACGAGTTGCTACGACTGCAAGCCGAACTGCGCAAGACGATCGTGTTCGTCACGCACGATTTCAACGAGGCGGTGAAGCTCGGGGACCGAATCGCCGTACTCGGCAAGAATTCTCGTGTGCTGCAGTACGACACACCGGGCGCGATCCTGGCCGACCCCGCCGACGACACGGTAGCCGGATTCGTCGGTGCGGACGCGGCGCTCAAACAGCTCACGCTCACCCGGGTGGAGGATGTCGAACTCGGGAATTGCCCGACCGCTCTGATCACCGACGCGGTGGAGCCGCTGCGCACCGCGATCACCGAGGGAGACAAGGACTTCGGCATCGTTCTCGATGAGCAACACCGCCCGGTGCGGTGGGTCACGCTCCCTCAGCTCGCGCAGGCGACCTCGCTACGCGACGTGGGAACAGCGGTGGGCGAGGGTGTTTCGCTGCGGTCCACTCTCCAGGAAGCACTGGAAGCGCTGCTCGCCGACAGCACGGCGAACGCCGTCGTCACCGGCCGGCGCGGCGCCTACGCGGGACTGATCACCATCGACACGCTGGTCTCCCACCTGTCGGCCCTGCGCACCACGCACTCCGGAGCCGGCTCCGCATGA
- a CDS encoding ABC transporter permease: protein MTDSYLHVSAVVQSVLIAAIVSIAIGALVYRSPLGSAASTAAASIILTIPSFALLGILIPVLGLGVPPTITALVLYALLPILRNTIVGLSSVDPAVTDAARGVGMNRLRVLTAIELPLAWPAILAGMRVSTQLIMGILAIAAYAKGPGLGNLIFSGLSRLGTPTAVPQALTGTVLIILLALLLDVLLVLAGRLTTPRGIRE, encoded by the coding sequence ATGACGGATTCCTATCTGCATGTCTCGGCGGTGGTCCAGTCGGTGCTGATCGCCGCGATCGTGTCGATCGCGATCGGCGCGCTGGTCTACCGCAGCCCGCTCGGTTCGGCGGCGTCCACCGCCGCGGCGAGCATCATCCTGACCATCCCGTCCTTCGCGCTGCTCGGAATCCTGATTCCGGTTCTGGGACTGGGGGTTCCGCCCACCATCACCGCGCTCGTGCTCTACGCGCTGCTGCCGATTCTGCGCAACACCATCGTGGGGTTGTCCTCGGTCGATCCCGCCGTGACCGATGCCGCACGCGGCGTCGGGATGAACCGGCTGCGGGTGCTCACCGCGATCGAACTGCCGCTGGCCTGGCCGGCCATTCTCGCCGGAATGCGGGTGAGCACGCAGCTGATCATGGGCATCCTGGCCATTGCCGCCTACGCGAAAGGGCCGGGTCTGGGCAATCTCATCTTCTCCGGGCTGTCGCGGCTCGGCACGCCGACCGCGGTGCCGCAGGCGCTCACCGGCACCGTGCTGATCATCCTGCTGGCGCTGCTGCTAGACGTTCTGCTCGTCCTCGCCGGACGACTGACCACACCCAGGGGTATTCGTGAGTGA
- a CDS encoding PIG-L family deacetylase, translating into MSERLTIMAVHAHPDDEVLNTGGVFARYAEEGIRTVLVTCTNGEQGDGPGGVKPGAPGHDPAAVAEQRLGELRASAALLEIEHVELLGYQDSGMDGWDTNADPRAFANVPVSTAAAELATLIQKYRPQVIVTYDENGGYGHPDHIQAHRITVAATESTGIPAKLYHAVTPRESAHEMFAAAKANGMDFGDFEPPEDFGTPMAEITTAIDVAAYTRRKVKALEAHGSQGDGAFFLGLPEQIQDLILGTEYFVRKHNRVDGAPDQETDLFAGLR; encoded by the coding sequence ATGTCGGAGCGACTGACGATCATGGCTGTCCACGCCCACCCGGACGACGAAGTACTCAACACCGGCGGCGTTTTCGCGCGCTACGCCGAAGAGGGGATCCGCACGGTCCTGGTGACCTGTACCAACGGCGAGCAAGGCGACGGCCCCGGCGGAGTGAAACCCGGAGCGCCCGGCCATGATCCGGCCGCCGTCGCCGAACAGCGGCTGGGTGAGTTGCGAGCGTCGGCCGCGCTGCTCGAGATCGAACACGTCGAACTACTGGGCTACCAAGACTCCGGCATGGACGGCTGGGACACCAACGCCGATCCCCGGGCCTTCGCCAACGTGCCGGTATCGACGGCGGCAGCCGAACTCGCCACCCTCATACAGAAGTACCGCCCGCAAGTAATCGTCACCTATGACGAGAACGGCGGCTACGGACACCCGGACCACATTCAGGCCCACCGCATTACGGTCGCCGCCACCGAATCCACCGGCATCCCCGCCAAGCTGTACCACGCGGTCACACCCCGCGAATCCGCCCACGAAATGTTCGCCGCCGCCAAAGCCAACGGCATGGACTTCGGCGATTTCGAACCCCCGGAGGACTTCGGCACCCCCATGGCCGAGATCACCACCGCAATCGACGTCGCAGCCTATACCCGGCGCAAAGTGAAAGCCCTCGAGGCGCACGGCAGCCAAGGCGACGGCGCCTTCTTCCTCGGCCTCCCCGAACAAATCCAAGACCTCATCCTCGGCACCGAATACTTCGTCCGCAAACACAATCGCGTCGACGGCGCACCCGACCAGGAAACCGATCTGTTCGCAGGCCTGCGCTGA
- a CDS encoding NUDIX hydrolase, translated as MGRIEYYNDPKAPKPNSLVVACNLLVTDASGAILLQRRRDTGQWALPGGAMDMGETAAECAIRECKEETGITAEITGFLGVYSNPNHIVAYTDGEVRQQYENCYIGRPVAGEPTINDEADGVMFVAPDKLDELDIHPSMRQQIGDYLSGNYPYLG; from the coding sequence GTGGGCAGGATCGAGTACTACAACGACCCGAAGGCTCCCAAGCCGAATTCGCTTGTGGTGGCCTGCAACCTGCTGGTGACCGACGCGTCCGGGGCAATCCTGCTTCAGCGTCGACGCGATACCGGGCAGTGGGCTTTGCCAGGCGGTGCAATGGACATGGGCGAAACGGCCGCCGAGTGCGCGATCCGAGAATGCAAAGAGGAGACGGGCATAACGGCTGAGATCACCGGATTTCTTGGCGTCTACAGCAACCCGAATCACATCGTCGCCTACACCGACGGAGAGGTCCGCCAGCAGTACGAGAACTGCTATATCGGCCGCCCGGTCGCCGGAGAGCCCACGATCAACGACGAAGCCGACGGTGTGATGTTCGTGGCCCCTGACAAACTCGACGAGTTGGATATCCATCCGAGCATGCGCCAGCAGATCGGCGACTACTTGTCGGGCAACTACCCCTACCTCGGCTGA
- a CDS encoding HD domain-containing protein, whose amino-acid sequence MAVPIPHWAWQIASSELAVELPRRWAHTQGVARTAVVLADRLGGDTELLAAAAVLHDVGYAPRLASTGFHPLDGARFLRDEHQIDQRVVRLVANHTCALLEAEERGLHEQLATEFPAHDDPLLTDALIYCDMTTTPDGTPTTPGERIGEIVSRYGPDSVVGRFIRRAEPEILSATSRIEALLPTQPR is encoded by the coding sequence ATGGCCGTCCCCATACCGCATTGGGCATGGCAGATTGCCAGCTCGGAATTGGCAGTTGAACTGCCTAGGCGCTGGGCGCACACACAGGGCGTGGCTCGGACAGCCGTCGTTCTCGCCGACCGACTCGGTGGCGACACCGAACTCTTGGCCGCAGCGGCCGTTCTTCATGACGTGGGGTACGCACCGCGACTCGCCTCAACCGGCTTTCATCCCCTGGACGGTGCCCGCTTCCTCCGCGATGAACACCAGATCGACCAGCGAGTGGTCCGCCTGGTCGCCAATCACACATGCGCGCTGCTCGAGGCCGAGGAACGTGGCCTGCACGAGCAACTGGCCACCGAGTTCCCGGCTCACGACGACCCGTTGTTGACCGACGCCCTGATCTACTGCGACATGACAACTACACCGGACGGGACGCCGACAACACCCGGCGAACGGATCGGAGAAATCGTGAGCCGGTATGGACCCGATTCCGTTGTCGGCCGGTTCATCCGCCGCGCGGAGCCGGAAATCCTCTCCGCCACCAGCCGGATCGAAGCCCTACTGCCCACTCAGCCGAGGTAG